The following are from one region of the Stanieria cyanosphaera PCC 7437 genome:
- a CDS encoding NUDIX hydrolase, producing the protein MNHSPIAVALAIFHQDEQFLMQLRDNIPEIKYPGHWGLFGGHLEADETPEVGLKREILEELNYQIVNPIKFRAYADAQVIRHVFHAPLEVAIDTLILGEGWDLRLLSLEDLHAGYAYSEKAGGNQPLGKIHQQILLDFLKWQN; encoded by the coding sequence ATGAATCACTCACCTATTGCTGTTGCTTTAGCTATTTTCCATCAAGACGAGCAATTTTTAATGCAGTTGAGAGATAATATTCCAGAGATTAAGTATCCTGGACATTGGGGTTTATTTGGTGGTCATCTTGAGGCAGACGAAACTCCTGAAGTAGGATTAAAACGAGAAATACTCGAAGAACTTAATTATCAAATCGTCAATCCGATTAAATTTCGCGCCTATGCTGATGCTCAAGTGATTCGTCACGTTTTTCACGCACCTTTAGAAGTAGCAATTGATACTTTAATTTTGGGAGAAGGCTGGGATTTACGGTTATTAAGTTTAGAAGATCTTCACGCTGGTTATGCTTATTCAGAAAAAGCAGGTGGCAATCAACCACTAGGTAAGATTCATCAACAAATTCTGTTGGACTTTTTAAAGTGGCAAAATTGA
- the ctpB gene encoding carboxyl-terminal processing protease CtpB produces the protein MNQSFKKSSHGQGLNPPSQSRKNSFIRLGKLVPTKFIGTLVTASLVVAYANSSVKAALEDSPKTVVDEVWQIVNNEFVDREFNHIDWQKQRQELLKKTYGDRKQAYQAIRGSLKTLGDPYTRFLDPAEFEELTNQTSGELSGVGIRLTIDEKTNDLTVVEPIKNSPAAKAGIQSGDKILRINGKPTALMSIEQASEAIKGDEGTEVSLQIAKPNQKVFDVTLVREQIELPSVNYTLNQEDQLKVGYIKLDEFSSHAAEQMKKAIEELSNQQASGFILDLRGNPGGLLFSSVEIARMWLEEGSIVSTIDRKGGNQKFSADGKALTQLPLVVLIDQYSASASEILAGALKENGRATLVGTRTYGKGTVQSVHSLSDGSGLAVTIARYYPPSGIDINHKGISPNIEVDLSKQDQITLNTNPALIGTDADPQYARAVNILRQNGLSRVDRPPASMSIR, from the coding sequence ATGAATCAGTCTTTTAAAAAATCTTCTCATGGTCAAGGGCTAAACCCCCCCTCTCAGTCTCGTAAAAATTCTTTTATTAGGTTAGGTAAACTTGTGCCGACGAAATTTATTGGTACTTTAGTTACAGCTTCTTTGGTTGTTGCCTATGCTAACTCTTCAGTCAAAGCAGCCTTAGAAGATAGTCCCAAAACTGTTGTTGATGAAGTGTGGCAAATTGTTAACAATGAGTTTGTCGACCGAGAATTTAATCATATTGACTGGCAAAAACAACGCCAAGAATTACTCAAAAAAACCTATGGCGATCGCAAACAAGCCTATCAAGCCATTAGAGGATCGTTAAAAACCCTGGGAGACCCCTACACTCGTTTTCTTGACCCCGCAGAATTTGAAGAATTAACGAATCAAACTAGTGGAGAATTATCAGGTGTTGGGATTCGTTTAACTATTGATGAAAAAACCAATGACTTAACCGTAGTTGAACCAATCAAAAATTCTCCTGCTGCCAAAGCAGGAATTCAATCAGGAGACAAAATTTTACGGATTAATGGTAAGCCTACTGCTTTAATGAGTATTGAGCAAGCCTCAGAAGCAATTAAAGGAGACGAAGGCACAGAAGTTAGTTTGCAAATTGCTAAACCTAATCAAAAGGTTTTTGACGTAACTTTAGTTCGAGAACAAATAGAATTACCTTCGGTTAATTACACTCTCAATCAAGAAGATCAACTCAAAGTTGGCTATATCAAGCTAGATGAATTTAGTTCTCATGCTGCTGAACAGATGAAAAAAGCCATTGAAGAATTAAGTAATCAGCAAGCTTCAGGCTTTATTTTGGATTTGAGAGGTAATCCAGGCGGATTATTGTTTTCTTCGGTAGAAATTGCCCGAATGTGGCTTGAAGAAGGCTCAATTGTTAGCACTATTGACCGTAAAGGTGGTAATCAAAAGTTTTCGGCTGATGGAAAAGCTTTAACACAATTGCCTTTAGTAGTTTTGATCGATCAATATTCTGCTAGTGCTAGTGAAATTTTAGCAGGCGCATTAAAAGAAAATGGTCGTGCTACACTGGTTGGAACTCGTACTTATGGAAAAGGAACGGTTCAATCAGTTCATTCTCTATCTGATGGTTCGGGATTAGCAGTAACTATTGCTCGTTACTATCCTCCGAGTGGAATTGATATTAATCATAAAGGTATTTCACCTAATATTGAGGTGGATTTAAGCAAACAAGACCAAATTACACTCAATACCAATCCTGCTTTAATTGGAACAGATGCCGATCCTCAATACGCCAGAGCAGTGAATATTCTGCGTCAAAATGGCCTTAGTCGAGTTGATAGACCCCCAGCATCGATGAGCATTCGCTAG
- a CDS encoding ferredoxin-thioredoxin reductase variable chain encodes MKIGDRVRVKESVVVYHYPQKKKEPFDLKGMEGEIVDIMINWQGRQISPNLPVLVKFDKKFKAHFRENELEVL; translated from the coding sequence ATGAAAATTGGCGATCGCGTTCGAGTTAAAGAATCCGTAGTCGTCTATCACTATCCTCAGAAGAAAAAAGAACCCTTCGATCTCAAAGGGATGGAAGGGGAAATTGTTGATATTATGATTAATTGGCAAGGAAGACAAATTAGTCCCAATTTACCGGTGCTAGTTAAATTTGATAAAAAATTTAAAGCTCACTTTCGCGAAAATGAATTAGAAGTGCTATAA
- a CDS encoding Fur family transcriptional regulator, whose product MKAQRTRSQERILQLLKNVKRAISAQDLYIKLRKSNQNMGLATVYRSLEALKLQGEIQVRTLPNGESVYSSIHQDQHHLTCVNCGNSIPIAECPVHDLEHQLEQSHHFKVYYHTLEFFGVCDRCQLAQDA is encoded by the coding sequence ATGAAAGCTCAACGTACTCGTTCTCAAGAGCGCATTCTTCAGTTACTCAAAAATGTTAAAAGAGCAATTTCTGCCCAGGATCTTTATATCAAACTACGTAAAAGCAACCAAAATATGGGGTTAGCCACTGTATATCGTTCTTTAGAAGCTCTTAAACTTCAAGGAGAAATACAGGTACGTACTCTACCTAATGGGGAATCAGTTTATAGTTCAATTCATCAAGACCAACATCATCTTACCTGTGTTAATTGTGGTAATTCAATTCCCATTGCTGAATGTCCTGTTCATGATCTAGAACATCAGCTAGAACAGTCTCATCATTTTAAAGTGTACTATCATACTTTAGAATTTTTTGGAGTTTGCGATCGCTGTCAATTAGCTCAAGATGCTTAA
- a CDS encoding squalene/phytoene synthase family protein — MTVLTNALEILKQTSRTFYIPIVRLPGQLQAAVASGYLCMRAIDEIEDHPQLDNSTKAQLLRQISLQLQQIVNHSSAGTIAQSLSSYQNILPEVTLRLDEWASLAPETIAPRIWDATAAMADRMAYWAEKNWQIETEVELDRYTFSVAGAVGLLLSDLWAWYDNTQTNRTYAIGFGRGLQAVNIIRNHSEDLTRGVNFLPQGWNKEDLQVYARRNLHLADLYTKQLKPGPALDFCQIPLVLAHGTLDAIAMGKEKLSRSDVLTIVQQFKQIKSA; from the coding sequence ATGACCGTGCTTACCAATGCTTTAGAAATTCTCAAGCAAACCAGTCGGACTTTCTATATCCCCATTGTTCGTTTACCGGGACAGTTGCAAGCAGCAGTAGCATCAGGCTATCTATGTATGCGGGCAATTGATGAAATCGAAGATCATCCCCAATTAGATAACTCAACCAAAGCCCAACTTTTACGTCAAATTAGTCTTCAACTCCAGCAAATCGTTAATCATTCTTCTGCTGGTACTATTGCTCAGAGCTTATCTAGTTATCAAAATATTCTGCCCGAGGTAACACTTCGTCTTGACGAATGGGCAAGTCTAGCGCCAGAAACTATCGCACCTCGAATTTGGGATGCTACTGCTGCTATGGCGGATCGCATGGCTTATTGGGCAGAAAAAAATTGGCAGATTGAAACAGAAGTAGAGCTAGACCGTTATACTTTTAGTGTAGCTGGTGCAGTCGGATTGTTACTATCAGATTTGTGGGCTTGGTATGATAACACCCAAACTAATCGTACTTACGCAATTGGGTTTGGTCGCGGTTTACAAGCGGTTAATATTATTCGTAATCATAGTGAAGATCTAACCAGAGGAGTCAATTTTCTACCCCAAGGTTGGAATAAGGAAGATTTGCAAGTTTATGCTCGTCGGAACTTACATTTAGCCGATCTATATACTAAACAATTAAAACCTGGTCCTGCCTTAGATTTTTGTCAAATTCCTTTAGTTTTAGCCCACGGAACTTTAGATGCGATCGCAATGGGCAAAGAAAAACTTAGTCGTAGCGATGTTCTGACCATAGTTCAACAATTTAAGCAAATTAAATCAGCCTAA
- a CDS encoding 2Fe-2S iron-sulfur cluster-binding protein produces the protein MSQSYQVTINHQGKTQTIEVQSEQTILQAALDAGIELPYSCSAGVCTTCAAKLSEGEVEQTDGMGLSPELQAEGYALLCVSYPRSDIQLVSEQEEIVYQRQFGQPS, from the coding sequence ATGTCTCAAAGTTATCAAGTTACAATTAACCACCAAGGAAAAACCCAAACTATAGAGGTTCAGTCAGAACAAACTATTCTTCAAGCAGCTTTAGATGCGGGAATAGAATTACCTTATTCCTGTAGTGCTGGAGTTTGTACCACCTGTGCAGCAAAATTGAGTGAAGGTGAAGTTGAACAAACTGATGGGATGGGACTTTCTCCCGAATTACAAGCAGAAGGTTACGCCCTTTTATGTGTCTCTTATCCGCGTTCAGATATTCAATTAGTATCGGAACAAGAAGAAATAGTTTATCAAAGACAATTTGGGCAGCCTTCTTAA
- a CDS encoding DUF29 domain-containing protein — MMVNEARLYNQDFNLWLEQTAIAIKNQDVANMDWEGLLETIEDMGASEKRALRSYVKRLIEHILKLKYWESERQYNQKHWEKEIVNFREEIKDILKDSPSLNSYLEENYQDWFRKSVKAMAKEFDLPKDIFEPLETILKDE; from the coding sequence ATGATGGTTAATGAAGCAAGATTATACAATCAAGATTTCAATCTTTGGCTAGAACAAACAGCGATCGCGATTAAAAACCAAGATGTAGCAAATATGGACTGGGAAGGATTACTAGAAACAATTGAGGATATGGGAGCAAGCGAAAAAAGAGCTTTAAGAAGCTATGTTAAAAGATTGATTGAGCATATTCTCAAATTAAAATACTGGGAATCAGAAAGACAATACAACCAAAAACATTGGGAAAAAGAAATAGTTAATTTTCGAGAGGAAATTAAGGATATTCTCAAAGATTCCCCCAGTCTCAATAGCTACTTAGAAGAAAACTATCAAGATTGGTTCAGAAAATCTGTTAAAGCAATGGCAAAAGAGTTTGATCTTCCCAAGGACATTTTTGAACCGTTGGAAACAATCTTAAAAGATGAATGA
- a CDS encoding metallophosphoesterase: MTLIINEPLKIERIAIAIANLPQSLQGKKIVQFSDLHYDGIRLSEHLLAEAIDLSNQENPDLVVLTGDFVTDDPSPIENLALRLKRLTAKTGLYACLGNHDYCRRYPNSQQQITDALTAVEIQVLWNEIAYPWGQDLALVGLADFWSREFQPELVFNQIAPEIPRIVLSHNPDSAEILKPWRVDLQLSGHTHGGQFVIPGYGAAPILLQQIRKATPKSISKHIPFLRECYRVVKYWQWSEGWHQVGNNQLYVNRGLGTYAPGRLFCPPEMTVITLESRE; the protein is encoded by the coding sequence ATGACCTTGATTATTAACGAACCTTTAAAAATCGAGAGAATTGCGATCGCGATTGCTAATTTACCTCAGTCTTTACAAGGCAAAAAAATTGTTCAATTTTCCGATCTACACTATGACGGAATTCGTTTATCAGAACATTTATTAGCTGAAGCGATCGATTTGAGTAATCAAGAAAATCCTGATTTGGTTGTATTAACAGGAGATTTTGTTACAGACGATCCCAGTCCGATTGAAAATTTAGCACTGAGGTTAAAACGTTTAACAGCTAAAACAGGTTTATATGCTTGTTTGGGTAATCATGATTATTGTCGTCGTTATCCCAATTCTCAACAACAAATTACCGATGCACTTACCGCAGTAGAGATTCAGGTACTTTGGAATGAAATTGCTTATCCTTGGGGACAAGACTTAGCTTTAGTGGGATTGGCAGATTTTTGGTCACGAGAATTTCAACCTGAACTCGTATTTAACCAAATTGCGCCCGAAATACCTCGAATTGTTCTATCTCATAATCCTGATTCGGCAGAAATTTTAAAACCGTGGCGAGTTGATTTACAACTTTCAGGTCATACTCATGGTGGTCAATTTGTGATACCTGGTTATGGTGCTGCACCAATTTTATTACAGCAGATTAGAAAAGCTACTCCCAAATCTATCAGTAAGCATATTCCGTTTTTGCGAGAATGTTATCGGGTTGTCAAATATTGGCAATGGTCGGAAGGATGGCATCAAGTAGGCAATAATCAGTTATATGTTAATCGTGGTTTAGGAACTTATGCCCCTGGTAGACTTTTTTGTCCGCCAGAAATGACAGTGATTACCTTAGAATCAAGAGAGTAA
- a CDS encoding histidinol-phosphate transaminase, with the protein MRDRFLFIRSDLAQLAAYVPNPGGEVTTALDCLDANESPFDLPSQLKEKLAWHYQQEISTNRYPDGSHQVLKELIAQYVNESAEINPGVTKDHISVGNGSDELIRSLLIATCLGNEGLILVANPTFSMYAILAKTLGISIVSVERLETDFSIDLDAAQKALNSAQNPPIRVVFVVHPNSPTGNVLTSAELNWLRSLPKDILVVIDEAYFEFSKTSVVSELQQHPNWVILRTFSKAFRLATHRVGYAIAHPELIITLEKVRLPYNLPAFSQAAATIALQHRDLILPSVADIIQERDQLWQALAEIQQIQVWRSRANFLYLKLPDRNLEQIVQQLKSQGTVIRHTGGGLRITIGTPAENLRTLKRLKAVSV; encoded by the coding sequence ATGCGCGATCGCTTTCTATTTATTCGTTCAGATTTGGCTCAATTAGCAGCTTATGTTCCTAATCCTGGAGGAGAGGTTACGACAGCTTTAGATTGTCTTGATGCTAATGAAAGTCCCTTCGATTTACCTAGTCAATTAAAAGAGAAATTAGCTTGGCATTATCAGCAAGAGATTTCTACTAATCGCTATCCAGATGGTTCTCATCAAGTTTTAAAAGAGTTAATTGCCCAATATGTTAATGAGTCTGCTGAGATTAATCCTGGAGTGACAAAGGATCATATTTCGGTGGGCAATGGTTCTGATGAATTGATTCGTTCTTTGTTGATTGCTACTTGTCTGGGTAACGAAGGTTTGATTTTAGTTGCTAACCCAACTTTTTCGATGTACGCAATTTTAGCCAAAACATTAGGAATTTCCATTGTTAGTGTTGAGCGTTTAGAAACTGATTTTTCAATTGATTTAGATGCAGCCCAAAAAGCGTTGAATTCTGCTCAAAATCCACCAATTAGAGTTGTTTTTGTGGTTCATCCCAACTCTCCTACTGGTAATGTTTTAACTTCTGCCGAATTGAATTGGTTAAGAAGCTTACCAAAAGATATTTTAGTAGTCATTGACGAAGCTTATTTTGAATTTAGTAAAACTTCTGTCGTTTCAGAACTTCAGCAACATCCAAACTGGGTTATTCTCCGCACCTTTTCTAAAGCCTTTCGTCTAGCTACCCATCGAGTAGGTTATGCGATCGCTCATCCTGAATTAATTATTACCTTAGAAAAAGTTCGTTTACCCTACAATCTACCTGCCTTTTCTCAAGCAGCAGCTACTATTGCATTACAACATCGTGATTTGATTTTACCTTCTGTGGCAGACATAATTCAAGAGCGAGATCAATTATGGCAAGCTTTAGCAGAAATACAACAGATACAAGTTTGGCGAAGTAGGGCAAATTTCCTTTATCTGAAGTTGCCAGATCGTAATTTAGAACAAATTGTGCAACAGCTAAAAAGTCAAGGAACTGTAATTCGCCATACAGGAGGAGGATTAAGAATTACAATTGGCACTCCAGCAGAAAACCTCAGAACTTTAAAAAGATTAAAAGCAGTTTCTGTTTAA
- the rph gene encoding ribonuclease PH: MSWQRPDGRKLDQMRSLVFQCDFTSSAAASVLTHWGNTKVLCTASIQPGVPRFLIDSGQGWLTAEYRMLPSATVPRQQREWLKLSGRTQEIQRLIGRSLRAAIDLKALGERTVTIDADVLQADAGTRTASITGGYVALTQAINKLLQQGEVQSSPMISPVAAVSVGLIEGEVFLDLDYPEDVAADVDLNVVMNGNLNLIEVQGTAESGSFSRQQMNQMLDLAEKGIKELLALQQQVI, from the coding sequence ATGTCTTGGCAACGCCCAGACGGACGAAAATTGGATCAAATGCGTTCTCTTGTGTTCCAATGCGATTTTACTTCTTCTGCTGCTGCTTCTGTTTTAACTCATTGGGGTAATACCAAGGTTCTCTGTACGGCTAGTATTCAACCAGGAGTACCCAGATTTCTAATCGATAGTGGACAGGGATGGTTAACTGCCGAATATAGAATGCTTCCTAGTGCAACTGTACCACGTCAACAACGAGAATGGCTAAAATTGTCTGGACGTACTCAAGAAATTCAAAGATTAATCGGAAGAAGTTTAAGGGCTGCGATCGATCTTAAAGCACTTGGAGAAAGAACAGTTACGATTGATGCAGATGTTTTGCAAGCTGATGCAGGAACTCGTACCGCTTCAATTACTGGGGGTTATGTAGCTTTAACTCAAGCAATTAATAAGTTATTGCAACAAGGAGAAGTTCAATCATCTCCAATGATATCTCCTGTCGCTGCGGTTTCTGTGGGTTTAATAGAAGGAGAGGTTTTTTTAGATTTAGACTATCCTGAAGATGTGGCTGCTGATGTAGATTTAAATGTGGTGATGAATGGCAACTTGAATCTAATCGAAGTACAAGGTACAGCAGAATCAGGTAGTTTTTCTCGTCAACAAATGAATCAAATGTTGGATTTGGCAGAAAAAGGTATTAAAGAATTATTGGCATTGCAACAACAAGTAATATGA
- a CDS encoding ferredoxin: MSDFASTPSRSGFEPELGGILRDAPERTGFEPELGGLLRQKGAYVDETTCIGCKHCAHTAPNTFYIEPNYGRARVFNQNGDSEELVEEAIDTCPVNCIHWVDFTRLKQLEEERKYQVIENLGFPQTIKRRRIKKNKKANYNNY, translated from the coding sequence ATGTCCGATTTTGCTTCCACTCCCTCTCGTTCTGGTTTTGAACCAGAATTAGGTGGGATTTTGCGAGATGCGCCCGAAAGAACTGGATTTGAACCAGAGTTAGGTGGATTATTAAGGCAAAAAGGTGCTTATGTCGACGAGACTACTTGCATCGGCTGTAAGCACTGCGCTCATACTGCTCCTAATACTTTTTATATCGAACCAAATTACGGACGGGCGAGAGTTTTTAATCAAAATGGAGATTCTGAAGAATTAGTTGAAGAAGCAATTGATACTTGTCCTGTTAATTGCATTCACTGGGTTGATTTTACTCGGTTAAAACAACTAGAAGAAGAAAGAAAGTATCAGGTAATTGAAAATTTGGGATTTCCTCAAACAATCAAGCGACGACGAATTAAAAAGAACAAAAAAGCTAATTATAACAATTACTAA
- a CDS encoding DUF1257 domain-containing protein, giving the protein MSHFSNIKTKIRNLTSLKAALDDLGIDWKSGPSKVRGYQGQTLTADVVVEQNNSYDIGFSWNGSEYELVADLQYWQQPLTVDGFLRKVSQRYAYHTVVNEASKQGFEISEQQKQEDGSIRLVVQRWSA; this is encoded by the coding sequence ATGTCACATTTCAGCAATATCAAAACTAAAATTCGGAATCTAACTTCTCTTAAAGCAGCTTTAGATGATTTGGGAATTGATTGGAAATCTGGTCCTAGTAAAGTTAGGGGTTATCAAGGTCAAACTTTGACTGCTGATGTAGTAGTAGAACAAAATAACAGCTACGATATCGGCTTTAGTTGGAATGGTAGCGAATACGAGCTAGTTGCTGACTTACAATATTGGCAACAACCTTTAACTGTTGATGGTTTCCTGAGAAAGGTTAGCCAACGCTATGCTTACCATACTGTGGTTAACGAAGCTAGCAAACAAGGATTTGAAATTTCTGAACAACAAAAACAAGAAGACGGTTCAATTCGCTTAGTTGTGCAACGCTGGAGTGCGTAA
- a CDS encoding DUF2997 domain-containing protein, which yields MNMETLEFIIYPDGRVKETVTGIVGSSCQEVTAAIEEQLGVVISTAKTSEYYAQEVNQSAKVTNQNSFSDW from the coding sequence ATGAACATGGAAACACTAGAATTTATCATTTATCCCGATGGTCGGGTTAAAGAGACAGTAACAGGTATTGTTGGGTCATCTTGTCAAGAGGTGACGGCAGCAATTGAAGAACAACTTGGGGTAGTTATTTCAACTGCCAAAACCTCTGAATATTATGCTCAAGAGGTTAATCAATCAGCTAAAGTTACCAATCAAAATAGCTTTAGTGATTGGTAA
- the bioU gene encoding (S)-8-amino-7-oxononanoate synthase BioU encodes MIVDKITNPLKVGVLGFGGLGQAAARILSCKGEMVWVGAADQQGYAYNSSGLDVQAAIATYSAHGSLGYLPEDGTLSQTSIKDLTNYAACDGYFLALPNLPNTFMADVARQFIQSGWQGVLVDALKRTSAVEQLLELQTQLQEAGITYVTGCGATPGLLTAAAAVAAQSYVEIHSVKITFGVGIANWEAYRATIREDIAHLPGYDVETAKAMSDKEVEALLAQTNGILALENMEHADDIMLELAGICSRDRVTVGGVVDTRNPKKPLSTNVQITGRTFEGKISTHTFTLGDETSMAANVCGPAFGYLKAGMALHRRGLFGLFTAAEIMPQFVK; translated from the coding sequence ATGATCGTAGATAAGATTACAAATCCTCTGAAAGTAGGTGTTTTAGGTTTTGGTGGTTTAGGACAAGCAGCAGCAAGAATTTTGTCCTGTAAAGGAGAAATGGTTTGGGTAGGTGCAGCAGATCAGCAAGGTTATGCGTATAATTCTTCTGGGTTAGATGTTCAAGCTGCGATCGCGACTTATTCCGCTCATGGTTCATTGGGTTATCTTCCAGAAGATGGCACTCTTAGTCAAACTAGTATCAAAGATTTAACCAATTATGCTGCGTGTGATGGCTATTTTTTGGCTTTACCCAATCTTCCTAATACTTTTATGGCAGATGTCGCTAGACAATTTATTCAATCTGGTTGGCAGGGTGTATTAGTAGACGCATTAAAAAGAACCAGTGCCGTCGAACAGTTATTAGAATTACAAACTCAATTACAAGAAGCAGGAATTACTTATGTAACTGGTTGTGGTGCAACTCCAGGTTTATTGACTGCTGCTGCTGCTGTCGCTGCTCAAAGTTACGTCGAAATTCATAGTGTGAAAATTACTTTTGGAGTGGGGATTGCTAATTGGGAAGCTTATCGTGCCACGATTAGAGAAGATATTGCTCATTTACCAGGATATGATGTCGAAACAGCTAAGGCAATGAGCGATAAGGAAGTGGAAGCTTTACTGGCTCAAACGAACGGCATTCTTGCTCTAGAGAACATGGAACACGCAGATGATATTATGTTGGAATTGGCAGGAATTTGCAGTCGCGATCGCGTTACGGTTGGTGGTGTAGTTGATACTCGTAATCCTAAAAAACCTTTAAGTACTAATGTTCAAATTACGGGACGTACTTTTGAGGGCAAAATTTCTACTCATACTTTTACTTTAGGTGATGAAACTAGTATGGCTGCCAATGTTTGCGGGCCGGCTTTTGGTTATCTCAAAGCTGGAATGGCGCTGCATCGTCGTGGTTTATTCGGTTTATTTACCGCAGCCGAAATTATGCCTCAGTTTGTTAAATAA